From the genome of Brassica oleracea var. oleracea cultivar TO1000 chromosome C4, BOL, whole genome shotgun sequence:
GTATAAGAGACAGCTCTTGTGAGCGATAGCATGATGGACACGTGTTAACTTTTAGCGGCGCTAAAAAAATATACGATCTACGTAGTCACGCATACAGACCAGAGTTCCACCGTTGTCTTTTTAATCATTTATTTACTTTTATTGTTGAAAATCACTTTTTAATCTTTTTCAACCTTTGTAACAGAGAGATCCACGCTGACCCCTAAACCTTTTTTTGTCTAATTTTATTTTTAATAATAAAAAGAGAAATTTCAGAGAGAGAGAGAGAGAAAAAAAAGGAAAAAAAAAAATAAATAAAAAAAAGTCAGGCGTCTTTCTGCAGAATTCACATTTGGTCTCTCTCTCTCTCTCTCTCTCTATTGTATACGCTTCTAGAGGGAAGAGGAAGAAGAAGAAAGACTCATGTCTGGTCTATACAACAACAACTCTTCTTACTTCTCTCCTGCTAGAGCTGCTTCTCCTCAGATCAGAAGCACTCCTGAGATCGACAGGTATGCTCTCTCTCCTCTGATCTCTTCCTCTCGAAAAGACACTCCCTTTGTTTGTTTTTTTTATAGCAATAAAACCGATCTGATTGTTCTATCTTTACTCGAACAGCTCTCAGTACTTGACGGAGCTTCTCGCAGAACATCAAAAGCTTACACCTTTTATGCAAGTCTTGCCCATATGCAGCCGCCTTTTGAATCAAGGTTTCTCCTTTTCTTGATTTTGATTCGGATCTAAACTGTATATTCCACCTCTTATCTTCTTTTTGAATCATATCTTTCCTTTTTTTATTACAACACTTTCCCACTCCCATTTTCTTGCTTAATGTTCAAATCAGTTAATCCGATCAGGACAGTGAGATTAAGTTTAATGGAAAGATCATTGTTTGGGTCTATGTAGTCAAATCAGTTAATCCAATCAGTGGTCTTACTGATATGTCTTAACATTACTTAGTTTTAGTGTCTTTTAGTTTCCTTGTTGTTGTGGTTGTTCATTTAAAAGGTTTTCTTGATGTGCAGAGATGTTCAGGGTATCTGGAATGATGCCTCCTAACCAAGGATTTGGCGATTTTGATAGACTCAGACACAGAAGTCCAAGTCCTATGGCTTCTTCTAATCTTATGTCTAATGTCTCTAACACCGGTTTAGGTGGCTGGAACGGTGGTCTCTCTCAGGAGGTATATTATCATCATCTAAAATCAATTTGCCTTAAGTATTCATTTGTTTGATCTGTTTTAAGCTCTGTAACTGTGAGATAAAGAACACTTGGTTTCTAACAGAGACTTAGTGGACCACCTGGGATGACAATGGATTGGCAAGGTGCACCTGGAAGCCCCAGCTCATACACTGTGAAAAGGATATTGCGTCTGGAGATTCCAGTAGATAGCTATCCTAATGTGAGTACTCATTCTGCTTCCTCATCATTTTACTCCATAAGCTTTTTAATCACTCTTTCTGATTTTTTACTTGCTATTTTTATTAGTTCAATTTTGTTGGAAGGCTTCTTGGTCCTAGAGGCAACTCATTAAAACGTGTTGAAGCTACCACTGGTTGCCGTGTGTTCATCAGAGGGAAGGGTTCAATCAAGGATCCAGAAAAGGTGAGAGATATTCATGAAATATTTTTAACAAACATGTCATATGCTTCAGATGAGTATCTTATGGATTTGATGATTAAAAAATTATAGGAAGATAAGCTAAGGGGAAGACCAGGCTATGAACATCTAAATGAGCAGCTTCACATCTTGATAGAAGCAGATCTTCCAGCTAGTATCGTGGAGATACGTCTGAGACAAGCTCAAGAAATCATTGAAGAGTTACTAAAGCCTGTGGTAAATACACTCTCTCCACTATTTTCTTACCTCTTTGGAATTTTCTAAAAATCGGTCTAGTCGACAAATCGGGTCTGAATGAAACAATTTTTCAAATCGATTTAAAAAAAAAACTGGTCTAGGCGTTCAAAAAATTGGTCTAGGTGCCTAACCACCTCCTAGAGATTTTTTGAACATTGGTATAATCAGTACAATGACAATTAAGATAGTAGCCACGTTTTTTTATTTTATGTTCTTCCTTTGGTAGGTTTGCCTCATTGAGACTCTTAGACTTATTGCATGTAGGGCCATTTGTTTCTTGTCACAACGTTTATATTTCAGTACCCACTCTTTGGTAGTTTGCGGTTGATATTCAACTATGCAGACATGTGTGACCACAAACACCAGTCAAAGCTTCATTATTGTTTTGTCTTTCATCTCTTATACATTGTTTATCAACCGCAGTCATAATATGGATTACATTTTTGACATAACGTTTTGTGTGTTTTGGTGTGGTTAATAATGAAGGATGAGTCTCAAGATTTCATAAAGAGACAGCAGCTGAGGGAACTAGCGTTGCTAAACTCGAACAACCTAAGGGAAGAGAGTCCAGGACCAAGCGGCGGTGGAAGCGTTTCGCCTTTCAATTCAAGTGGTAAACGCCCCAAAACAGGATGCTAAGGAGCGTTTTGTTGTTTCAGTCAAAGGGGCGTTTTAAATGCTACATGTCTGCATACACACACTCTCGTGTATATTTGGTTCTGGCCATTAGTGGCTGCAGTGGTGGTGGTCAAGTTAAGACCTCCCTGGTCTCTCTCCGGTGAGCGACCCTGTGGCTTCCCTTTCCTTTCCTTTTATTTATTTTTGTTTTATTCGTCTTTATAAGACAGATTCATTACAGATTATTTTTTAAAAAAAGAAAAGATTCAGAAAAAGAGATATAAGAAAAAAAAATGTTGAGATATATAATATGTATGTAGGGAAAAAAGGTGTGGCTGGGGAAGGGTAAAGGGAGTATTGAAATTCTTATTGTAAAAACAAAAAAACAAAAAAAAAGACACATCTATTGGATTGATTCTTATCGTTTGATTTTTGAAACTTTTATATAAAACTTTGGTTATTTTTTATTTATTTCAGAAATTATATCCGTATTATTCTGTCCACTACATTCATTTTTTTTGTGTATTGGTATAATATGACAAGTTGGGATGTACCTTTGTGTATACACTGTCATGTTGTACATGTATTTTTTTTTTTACTGAACTTTTAATGTTGTACATGTAATTGATTGGTTGATTGTAGTAATTTTTTTTTCCTATGGAACGAAGTACATAGGGTTAGGAATCTTGAAGGTGCGATTCCCTGAATATTCTCCTTGTATGTCACTCCACTGGTCGCCTACATTGCCCCATATACTGTAACCTTCTTCCATCAACTGCTTTCTGATTGTTGTTTTGTATGTTGCGGCCATTTGTTTTTTGTTCTCTGCTGTCCTGCAAGTAGAATCATTTGTCCACATCATGAGAGGCTTTATCTTCCAAAAAAAAATATAGATTAAATAAGTATAAAGCTTCCTTTTATTACCTCATGATCAACCTTTCATAACCGGTGAAGCCTTGATTATGCAAATTTTCAACTGTTGCCTGGCGAAGGGTCTCTTCGTCTCTCCCGGTTACTAGGAAAACTTTGAATCCTATTTCTATCAGATCATTGAAGAGTTCGAGAACAGGTTGTATAGCTGGAGATTCTCCTTTCATTGCCCATGTTCTAAATCCTGTTGGATCATAAGGGTCGCATCTACATGTTACCAAACATTAGCTACACTGGTCAAAAACTTAAAGAAGTAATCATAGTGTGAGGAGAAGAGGAAATAAAAAACTTGTACCCGTATCTCTTGAGACGATAGTAGTAGACGTTTGAGAGGCAAGTATCATCAACATCCAAGATCCATGCATCCATGCCATCACCAGGAAGGACTATCTCACTGAGATAAACCCTAACTTGTTCCCCAATCAACTCAACGTCTCTGTCATATTGACCAGCAAGCATATATGCCTCAACGTAACGCATACATTGTAGAGGTACGGTGCGCCACGCACGTACGTTGTTGGTTTCTATTGCTAGTCTCCAGCTTAAGCAATAGCTAGCTGGATTGTTTCCATCCATCGGTATCCATGGACTTGCGCTTGTTGCCACTACGGAGATTGTTAGAAAGATGAGAAGCAACATCACTCTCTTATGTATCTTTATTGCTCTTGATTATTCTGCTTTCACTTGTGAAGAATGAGGATAACAAAAGAAAGAGAGAAGTGAAGTAGAATTTTGTTGTTTTGAGATCAATGGTGAATGAAACAAGAAGACTAATAAGAGGAGAAATGAAGTAGTATGATGCTTGAAGTGGATCAGCTTTACTAGTAATGTAGTTGTGAGAAGAGATGTTAGTTAAAGAGTGGTATTTAAAGAGCTTGGTTTGGTAGAAGATACTGGTTTCATCCACTTAGTCTCCCATTTTTCTTAAGACCAACTTATGACTTATGACGTATGCCATCAGTAAAATATTATTAACAAATGGAAATGGGGTCAAAACTAGCAAGCGCACAAATTCACTAAGGCACATCTATATATGCGCCACTATTTATATTCCAACACATTCACATATGTACCATGCTTATAATCATCTACTATATATTACGAATAATAATAGTGGCATGACCAAAATGAGATTGCAGATTCGTTAGATAGGAATGCACGCTTTTTTCATAGATCTCTATGTTTTATTGGTTATTTTATTCCGGTCGGTTACCCAGACCACATCAAATTTGAGTAATAAAATAACCATTTGATGCAAAAACAAAAAACATAGTGGCATGACATCGTTTAGTTAGTATATATATCACTAGGTGGAGGAGCTCACTAGTCTTAAAATATATAAATATGATAAGGGGATAAACCTACTTAGAGCAAGTCCATCCATTAGAACCTCTAATGAGATCTTAATGATTAAAATAGTAGTTAATAAGGTGATTAGACAAGTTAAGAAGCTTTGTTAGTGTAAATTATTTTTTCCTCCTCCAATGGGAGAATTTCATGGGGGTTTTTAATTTTTTTTTTTTTATAAATAGAATGATTTTCAATAAAAGCATACGTTAAATTTTTAAAAAGAAGACATTACAACATATAGGAAATACAAATACTAATCGTAAACGAGAAAAAATCCGATTAGTTGAAATCTTGATTTGTTTCAAATTTTTGCCAGATATTCTCAACCAAATCAGCTTTCAATTGTTGATGTATTTTGTTATCACGGACTCGACCCCGCACGCTCATCATATTCCCGAGATTTGAAGGCATAGTTGATGAAAAATCGAAATCCACTTGTGAACTTTGGTTTGATTCCGGTTGTGTGAAAAGTGATACATCATACTGAGTGTATCCATCTCGTTCGTCTTCTACTATCATATTATGCAGAATGATACATGCTCTCATTATCTTTCCAATTTTTATTTTATCTCACGAAAGAGCTGGATTTTTTACTATGGCAAATCGACCTTGCAAGACCCCAAAAGCCCGCTCGACATCTTTACGTACAGCTTCTTGATGTGTAGCGAATAAGAATGCTTTCGGACCTTACGAAAGTGAAATAGATTGGACAAAAGTAGCCCATTTTGGGTAAATACCATCTGTAAGATAGTAAGCCAAATGGTATTCGTGTTCGTTGACAATGTAATTCACTTTTGGAGCTCAAAATTCTAATATATCATCAAAAACCAGTGATCGATGAAGAATATTGATATCGTTTAATGTACCTAGAGGTCCAAAAAACGCATGACATATCCAGAGATCTTGTGAAGCTACAACCTCTAAAACAATTGTTGGCTTTCCTGATCCACGTGTATATTGACCTTTCCATGCGGTCGGGCAATTCTTCCACTCCCAATGCATACAATCGATGCTTCCTATCATCCCGTGAAACCCGCGTATCTCTCCAATATCGAGAAGTCGTTGAAAATCTTCTGGCGTAGGTCTTCTTAGATACTCATCTCCAAATAGATTTATGATTCCTTGAATAAAATGTTTCAAGCATAAAAACGCGGTGCTCTCACCAAGTCGAAAGTATTCGTCAACCGCATCAGCTGGGCAACCATATGCCATCATACGAATTGATGCTGTTGCCTTTTGTAACGGAGAGTGACCGAACCTTCCAGTAGCATCTCTTCTTTGTTGAAAGTATGAGATTCCAGCGGAGAGTCGATCCACAATACGCATGAACAAAGGCTTGTTCATTCGAAAACGGCGTCGAAACATGATAGAAGGATATGTTGCATCTTCAGAAAAAATAATCTTTCCATAACTGCATGTGTCCTTGTTCTCGTTTTCTTTCAATGTAGGCTCGTTTCTTTTTTGACCTTCGTGCTTCATGGCGATTTTCATTATGAATGAGAAGATTTTCAAATTGTTGATCGAAAAGTTGATCAAATCTTTCATCTATTTCGTCGAAATTATTTGAAGAAGAAAAAACCATTTAAAAAAGGTAACGCCAGAAATGTGAAGAAAAATGTGATGAAATCAAATCTTACTTATAAAGAAAAGATGAAGCTTATAAAGATAACATGAAGCTTTGCTCTCTCTCGCGTTGTTGTTGTTGTTGATTTTACTTATAAAGAAAAGATGAAGCTTATAAAGAAAAGAAGAAGCTTTGCTCTCTCTCGAGTTGTTGTTGTTTTTACTTATAAAGAAAAAATGAAGCTTTGCATTTACTTATAAGCTTTAAACGAAATGTTTTTGTTTGTCACAAGATACATGTCTTCTTCTATCACGAGATACATGTCTTTGTTATAAAGATACAAGAACAACAAATTATAAAGATGGAACATATTGGCTTCTTGTGTCACAAGGTTACTGTCTACTCACATGTTGCCCACCCCAGACGTCATTCTCGTTCTGTCCCATGTCTTCTTCCACCTGCAATAAAAACAAAGAGAGCAAAAACATCAGACCAAGACAACACGAGAATCACAAAACAACAACTGATTTAAGCTTTATTACTACAACAAAGACTGAAAGCAACAACACGGACTATATGAGTGAAACAATGTATTCAACACGGACCTATGGCTTTAAACATTAACAGAAAAATTATTCAGACCAAGACAACAAGTGAAAATTCATTAAGCTTATTATAGAGAGTCGAGATTCATATTAAAGAGACACCAATATTATACATTCACAGACACAAGCTTATTTCACAGACACAAGCTTATTTCAAGCAAACTAACACACTCGAGACAATATCACATACACAACACAAGCTTATTTCAAGAAACATAAAAAGACAATATCACAGAGAAACTTAACTCAAACTAACTTCCCAACATTTCAGTTATAAGCTTATTTTTCAAAGCTATTTCAAGTTCAGTAAGTGGCTATGTCTTGGCAATTAAGTTGTCAAGCAATTGCTGCTTGTTAAGCTTATCCTTCAAAACAAAGTCCTTCTGCCTAATCTCCCACAAGCCTTGAAACTCCCTTCCTTCTTCTGCCATAGTCGCTGGCTTGCTCACACCTTTTTTGCCTTTCGCCTTTGCTGCTTTAACACCCTCTGGCTGAGCCATTGACACCGCAGTGAAATAAACGGCAAATCGAGTGGCGATCGACTTCAGAATCGATAGAGAATCAACAGCATAGGAGATCGACAGATTTTCGATGACGAAGATGGAGAGATCGAGCTTTCGAGGAGGAAGGAGGAAGAGAAGCGAAATGATTTTTCGAGAAAACGAGACGAAGGAGAGAGAGAGACATTTCAAGATCGGTCGAGTAGGAGTGTGCCACGTTAGGGGTCCTTACCGAATCCAAAAAACCTCATTTAAACACCGGCTCTTCTGTTTCTTTTCCTTTTTTATTTATTTTTCTGCTTTTTTTTCTTAGGAACCAGGCATTAGATCCCCGATGGACATGGTCTTAAAGCACTTTCATGCATGGTCAAAGTCGTAGGGTTTGAGGTTTTCTTGAGATAAGCCCTATTGTATTTTTAATGGTCGGTCATCTGGTTTTGGTTCAACTAGTTTAATATGTTCTTGTATCTAAATTCATGTAATATTTGTAGACCAAAAGATCATATAGTTTCTTAGCTAGGGCCTATGGAGCGTCTTGCAAGCAATATCAAGAAATTAATAAGGATTGGGGACACATTTGTCAAGCCAACAAAATACAATAAACCGACCAAATAAGACTATATAATGGATTGGATGCTGACAAGGATTAGATTCTTATTAACTTTTGTCAACGTAAAAGTGGATGACACGTTAGTAGTAGTGTAATGGAAAATGTAAAGGACAGCAAGTAATGGAGTTAAGAGTTGTCAACACTACTACTAGATTGACAAGTCCGTTAAGAGTTGTTGCTTCACTCACAAATAAATTAAAAAAAAGAGAGTAATAGCCAATGAGTTCATCACATTAACGCTCCTTCTCATGTATGGTTTATGTTCTTCTTCCCCTTTTAATTATAATACATTTGAATGCCACTCGCAACACCTTCTTTATCTAATCCATCCACATTGACACAATGACTTCTTTTTTTTTGGTGGGGGGGAACACTCCACATTGACTATAATGGTAGTCAATAGAAGTAATACGTGAAAGTCTAAAATTTCAAAACTTTGATAAAATTTGCAAGAAAGCTGACAAGTTTGACATGTTTGGAATAAAAGAAGCAAAAGAAAGAAGAGCTACAGACACCTAAACTGTTGAACTCCCCTACTTACGAATCTCTAAGACACTGAACTGGTATCCTTACACAAACATCAGAGCCAGAAACATTGTCAGAACGTTCTGGCAAATGGACATAGAAGCTCTTGATAAAGCAACTAGAGCCTCTATGTCTTAAACAAAGTCTCATGCAATGTAAAAAAAAGAACACACATATATATCTCCTCACCTCAACAGAACTTCCAGTGATTGTCGCAGTTAACACACGTAACATAAGTCGTCATCGGCTCATCAGCACTCCTCGTCTGCATCTGATAGTAAGTACATTTACGCTGCCCACACCTCCCACACTTGAACTGATCAGTACTCGCTTTCGGCGCCTGACCACGCTCACAATCAAACAGAAACTTCTCCTTGATCTGATTAGTCTCCTGTTTCCTCTTGTCGCTTGCCATCTCTTCGCCAGACAATGTAATAAGTTTCTCCGGCGACACCTCCCCTGTGAGAACCCTCCTCCTCAGATCCGGATTGTTACTGTCCCTCAGGTTGAACATTATAGATCTGTACTTCACCTTCTGAGCTCCCGTTGACCGTCCCAGCTTCTCAAACATGTGAGACTCCACAGAGACAGCGACGCGGATTGGATCACATCCAACAACTCTCGCTCTATCATAGTCATCGGATTCGTCATGGACCTTGGACATTGCGTCCACAAGCAGCTCACGGATTTTGTCACGCACAGGGTCGTTGCATTTCACCATCGAAGTCAGCTTTGGTGCACCATTATTTGATGGTGCCTTAGCTGGTGCTTTCATACTAGATTGATTCTCCTTTGAGGCCCCAGCATCCTTCCTCTCTACCTTCACACCGTTGTCTCGTTCCTTCCTCTCTTCTACCTTGATGCTCTTAGCTGAATCACCTCTCTGAAGCTTCTGCACTTTCACAGGCGTTGGATTTGGAGTCTTGTCAACATCTTTCCTTTCCAGCTTAGACTTGGACGTCTCTTCAATGACGAGTTTCTTCCATATCTCAAGAAGGTCGGTAGCTACGGTTTTGATTTCATCAATGGGATGTTTTGAAAGAGACCTCAGCTTCTTCCCTACCTGGGAGCAATAACGTGCTATTAGAATAATTTTTAAAGACTTATTCTTGGGTTCACCCTCTAGATTCACAGACCAATAGGATTGTGTTATTTCATATTTGATATTTTTAAAAAAGAAAACAAAATATTGTCAAATTATATTATTTTTTTAAAACTAATAGGTAAAAAAAAATAAATAAAAAATAGTAGTAATTACAAAAAAAAAAATTTAACGTCGTCAGCAAAACATTAAACCTTAAATCCTAATCCCTAAACCCTAAATCCTAAACCCTAAATCCTAAACCCTAAACCCTAAACCCTAAACCCTAAACCCTTGAGTGTTTTAGTGTTTAGTGATTTTGATTTAGAGTTTAAGATTTATCCTAGAGTTTAGGGTTTACCAAGGGTTTAGGGTTTACCCAAGGGTTTAGGGTTTAGGATTTAGTGTGTTGCTGACGACGTTAAAAATATTTTTTTTAATTCTTTTTTCTATAACTAGTTTTTTTTTGACTTTTTATTTTAAAAGTATAATATAACTTGACAATATTTTGTTTCCTTTTGTAAAAGATATCGAATTTGAAATAATGAAATCTTATTGGTTGGTGAACCTAGGTTCACGAATAACTCATTTTTAAATCTCTCTAATATTGTTATGAGTATAATGAGATTAGAATAAAGATAATTCAGTTTAAATCTCTTTAATATTGTTTGAGCATAATCAACAATAAAGAGGTGTTATTGGTTTATATATTTTGATTGATTTAGAAATCCATATAGTATTTATAAATCCAAGTAAAATATGCAAATCCGAAGGTTTTTCCTCGGATTTGAGTCTTTGTATTTTTAACTAAAAAATTCAAACAAATCCATTCAAATCCATTATAAAATCAAATATATTAGTAAATATTGAATAACACTTGATTTGATACAGAATTTATGAATCATTAAACCAATAACACATGATTTTAATACAAATTTGAAAATCATGAAACCAATAACACTAGATTTAGTTCGGATTTTCAAATCCATTAAAATACAACAACCAATAACCGCTTAATAAAGTTTTAATCTTTTCAATTTGAAAAGTTTCAGATGAAATTAATGATCCTTAACACAAGTCAATGCTATGAGATTAGGCAAGCAACAGATTCAGCGAACCCTCTGATTCAAACAGCGTATCAGGCAAAAAGATCGAGACTTTGTAGATTAAAGAGATGAATTAGAGACGAACCTGAGTCGCGACGAGCATGTCGTATGTGATGGGAAACTTCTTGAGCTGTTTAAGGGCGTCGAGAGATCGAGAAACCTCCTGACCTGTGGAGGTTACGCCGTCGATCGCCGCCGCATCGGCTGCCTTCTTCGCCGCCTCGAACAATTCGATCAATTCGCTTTCCATCGTCCCTAACAAATCGCCAATTTCTTTGCAAATGGCCCCGACAGATCCAAGCCGAGTTAGAAAAAAGAAAAAAACTAAAGATTGTAATTTGCGATTGAAGAAGAATGAGATTTGTTCGGACGGAACTTGGTTCTTGTCGGGACGGAGAAGATATAGATTACGTAGTTAAACAGTGTTCTTATTTAGCGATCTAACGGTTTCAGTTACAACTTTAGGGAATCAACGGTTTAGATCACGTGACTTGGTCTATGGATGTTACTAGATTCACGCTTCTGCTCGAGGTTACTGCATCAGGTATGGGCTATTTAAGGCCCTTATTGGGCCAGAGTCGTTTTATAGTATGTTTGGGTCTTTTTATGAATAAAAACAAAACTTTCCTTTTTTTCTATTTGTACTAAACATGACAATATCTGGAAAATATAACAATATCCATCTTTTTTCTAGAATCCACACATATTAATTCTGTTTAATGTTATCTAGATTTAACATAGATAACATTTAATCAGTGATCCAATAACCTTTAAAATGGATTTGTCCATATAGTGTGTTACAAAACTCGAGAGTCACCGTAAATCTAGGCATATTTCACGTTGAAGTAAGGAAAGAAAGAAAGAGAGTTGAACTTTGAAATGGACGACACGTGAGCGGTGAAGGCAAAGGACCCAGTCGTCGACGTACTCGTGCTAAGCCGTCACCGACGTCAAACACGTGCGTCCCATGCATTATGAAAACACAATATGCTTTTTTCCCAATAAAGTTATCAAACAAAACAATAATCTCTTCTTCTTTCAAAATGAACAAATGATTAGTTCATTAAAATACTATATATGTTATAGAATATAACTTCTTCTGTTCTTTTCTGTAGCGTAGATAAGGAGGTATGGAAAAAAGTTGTTAAAATAACACGTGATTATAGTTAAACCTTTTCATAACCATCAATCTCTGTGTTCAGTTATAAACTTAGAATACATAGACATTCTTCTTGATTCTCTGCCAAAACCTCAAGCTTCCTTTTTGATCTCATTGTATCGTTAATGATATAACCGAATCATCCTTTACATCGATAGAGGCTAGCAGAAGAAGCATTGAATCTCCAATAGTACTTGATTAGAAGTACCGTGAAGATGAAGTTTGGAGTATTAGCACTCTCTTTTATTCTGATCCTGGAATTAGCCTTTGGTACATTCTTGGTGGAGAAGAACAACCTAAAAGTAACTTCACCTGACAGCATCAAAGGTGTTTATGAATGTGCCATTGGGAATTTTGGAATTCCGAAATACGGTGGAACACTTGTTGGAACCGTCGTGTATCCCATGTCGAACCACAAGGGATGTAAGAGCTTCAGCGAGTTCGGTGTCTCCTTCAA
Proteins encoded in this window:
- the LOC106336883 gene encoding KH domain-containing protein At2g38610 — translated: MSGLYNNNSSYFSPARAASPQIRSTPEIDSSQYLTELLAEHQKLTPFMQVLPICSRLLNQEMFRVSGMMPPNQGFGDFDRLRHRSPSPMASSNLMSNVSNTGLGGWNGGLSQERLSGPPGMTMDWQGAPGSPSSYTVKRILRLEIPVDSYPNFNFVGRLLGPRGNSLKRVEATTGCRVFIRGKGSIKDPEKEDKLRGRPGYEHLNEQLHILIEADLPASIVEIRLRQAQEIIEELLKPVDESQDFIKRQQLRELALLNSNNLREESPGPSGGGSVSPFNSSGKRPKTGC
- the LOC106336884 gene encoding acid phosphatase 1-like, whose protein sequence is MLLLIFLTISVVATSASPWIPMDGNNPASYCLSWRLAIETNNVRAWRTVPLQCMRYVEAYMLAGQYDRDVELIGEQVRVYLSEIVLPGDGMDAWILDVDDTCLSNVYYYRLKRYGCDPYDPTGFRTWAMKGESPAIQPVLELFNDLIEIGFKVFLVTGRDEETLRQATVENLHNQGFTGYERLIMRTAENKKQMAATYKTTIRKQLMEEGYSIWGNVGDQWSDIQGEYSGNRTFKIPNPMYFVP
- the LOC106336816 gene encoding transcription elongation factor TFIIS — translated: MESELIELFEAAKKAADAAAIDGVTSTGQEVSRSLDALKQLKKFPITYDMLVATQVGKKLRSLSKHPIDEIKTVATDLLEIWKKLVIEETSKSKLERKDVDKTPNPTPVKVQKLQRGDSAKSIKVEERKERDNGVKVERKDAGASKENQSSMKAPAKAPSNNGAPKLTSMVKCNDPVRDKIRELLVDAMSKVHDESDDYDRARVVGCDPIRVAVSVESHMFEKLGRSTGAQKVKYRSIMFNLRDSNNPDLRRRVLTGEVSPEKLITLSGEEMASDKRKQETNQIKEKFLFDCERGQAPKASTDQFKCGRCGQRKCTYYQMQTRSADEPMTTYVTCVNCDNHWKFC